A region of Maribacter algicola DNA encodes the following proteins:
- a CDS encoding Ig-like domain-containing protein — MKIYLLSTKRKITLLAALALLLLSAAPLFIGSGLDAPEPLGRYLNFNFPAAVPNSNGLPYAPVYTNLTFDSPLTFNELPTSAKIVVGQRDGKIFWFDKDPDVSQKNMLLDLSNKVGVVWDGGFLGFTFHPKFGTAGNNYFYTYYTTKDRNGNNYPNMYTTQSCNSQEYWGNFLILSRYTMNPTTMTVNESSEQVMLKLRMYGTTHRGGGLLFGDDGYLYLTTGDQTAFKKSQDIINNLDGGVLRLDVDRNPARSHAPIRTMPQDHGFSDEITGVGYWIPNDNPFLSPNGTRFEEYYSMGHRNPHRMTKDRATGDLYIGEIGGGRHEEINVVKKGKNYGWPLYEGLFRSTFCVSGLYENMPHEEPLVAFPRSQANAVIGGFVYRGEEIPELKGKYICADYGVGEEIWAVDTSNGAYEQLGNFSSTNIISFGEDKQGELYILKQGVSTLFKLSTKKSFEETLPQTLSATGAFTDLSTLTPSQGIFPYELIESFWSDGALKKRWLGIPNDGTHNTQEEQINYSENGNWDFPIGSVLIKHFEMPLDENNPSVTKRLETRFSVKAANGQFYYVTYKWNEAQTDAVLLTSGLDETLNIIRANGTTEAQVWTYPSRSDCVTCHNPSTGGTIGTRTRYLNKELRYPRTGRTANQLVTLSHLGILDQTITDANTNSLLTYKALTDANASLDEKARSYLDLNCAYCHQAGSDVRADFDMRMLLNLEQTGLLDAGIFNSLGIPDEAILRQGSPEKSIIYLRANSLQEGIAMPPIAKNKIDANGVALLEAWIRQLGSNTGPNEVNLALNKPAVQSSNDFGGDAAKAVDGNRSGLYSNGSVTHTATSNNPWWRVDLGREYTINKINMYNRTDCCYERLNGAKILVGNTPSNNPADYIEVGTATADPSQFFTSVNTSGRYLMVYLPGNNKILSLAEVEVFGEVTINIPVYNVLTSPNVVNLQVGETFQLNAITEPANATDQGVSWISNDPSIASIDATTGLVTAVGPGEIDVTVTTNDGGFRASALIRVAGTPQNPIAVYNVLTSPSQVNLQVGETFLLNAITEPANATDQSVSWISNDPSIATIDATTGLVTANGAGEIDVTVTTNDGGYKASALIKVIGGPAPNISVYNVLVSPKVLTLNVGETFLLNAIVEPDNATNKNVRWFSNDPTIVSVDPDSGLVTANTVGEMDVSVVTEDGGYHATVLVKVIAPNTSSIKLYPMPATDTFNIDLSGYMGKAVVVSLYGPGNQLLKTVNYPANHPAVNQFSVSEFPSGVNYLLFESVDGYEGKTLIIK; from the coding sequence ATGAAAATATATTTACTATCAACCAAAAGAAAAATTACCTTACTTGCTGCCTTGGCCCTTTTATTGTTAAGTGCAGCACCATTATTTATCGGATCTGGGCTAGACGCCCCTGAACCTTTGGGCCGTTATTTGAACTTTAATTTTCCAGCGGCAGTGCCCAATTCAAATGGATTGCCATATGCACCTGTGTACACCAACTTAACTTTTGACTCGCCTTTGACCTTCAATGAATTGCCAACATCGGCCAAAATCGTGGTTGGGCAAAGGGACGGAAAGATATTTTGGTTTGACAAAGATCCTGACGTGTCCCAAAAGAACATGTTACTGGATTTGAGCAATAAGGTAGGTGTTGTCTGGGACGGAGGCTTTCTGGGTTTCACCTTTCACCCGAAATTTGGTACCGCAGGGAACAATTACTTCTATACCTATTATACCACAAAAGACCGGAACGGAAATAATTATCCAAATATGTACACCACCCAAAGCTGTAACAGCCAGGAGTATTGGGGTAATTTTTTGATTCTTTCCAGATATACCATGAATCCCACGACCATGACCGTGAACGAAAGTTCGGAACAGGTTATGTTGAAACTTAGAATGTATGGAACCACTCACAGAGGGGGCGGACTTCTTTTTGGGGACGATGGCTATTTATACCTTACCACGGGTGATCAAACTGCCTTTAAAAAGTCGCAGGACATTATCAATAACTTGGATGGGGGCGTACTCCGTTTGGACGTAGATAGGAATCCTGCCCGAAGTCATGCGCCCATTAGGACCATGCCCCAAGACCATGGATTTTCAGATGAAATCACCGGGGTTGGATATTGGATACCCAATGACAACCCTTTTCTAAGTCCAAACGGTACACGCTTTGAGGAGTATTACTCCATGGGTCATAGAAACCCACATAGAATGACAAAGGATAGGGCTACTGGGGATTTATATATTGGCGAAATAGGTGGAGGCCGCCACGAGGAAATCAATGTGGTCAAAAAAGGAAAAAATTATGGCTGGCCACTTTATGAGGGTCTTTTTAGAAGCACTTTTTGCGTATCGGGTCTTTACGAGAACATGCCGCATGAAGAACCCTTGGTCGCCTTTCCAAGATCACAGGCCAATGCCGTTATTGGAGGGTTTGTGTATAGGGGCGAGGAAATTCCAGAACTAAAAGGTAAATATATATGTGCCGATTATGGCGTTGGCGAGGAAATCTGGGCCGTGGATACTTCCAACGGTGCCTACGAACAGTTGGGGAATTTCAGTTCCACCAACATCATATCTTTTGGAGAGGATAAACAAGGGGAACTCTACATTCTTAAACAGGGCGTGTCCACACTTTTTAAACTTTCGACCAAAAAATCATTTGAAGAGACCTTACCACAAACCTTAAGCGCAACGGGCGCGTTCACCGATCTATCCACGCTAACACCGTCACAAGGTATCTTCCCCTATGAATTGATCGAGTCATTTTGGTCCGATGGCGCCCTCAAAAAGCGATGGTTGGGAATCCCTAACGATGGTACCCACAATACGCAAGAGGAGCAGATCAATTATTCCGAAAACGGAAATTGGGATTTTCCAATTGGATCTGTACTGATAAAGCATTTTGAAATGCCTTTGGATGAAAATAACCCATCGGTTACAAAACGTCTGGAGACAAGATTTTCAGTCAAGGCGGCCAACGGTCAGTTTTATTATGTTACCTATAAATGGAACGAGGCCCAGACCGATGCAGTGCTATTGACATCCGGTTTGGATGAAACCTTGAACATAATAAGGGCAAATGGAACGACCGAAGCCCAAGTTTGGACTTACCCTAGCAGAAGCGACTGCGTTACCTGTCATAACCCTAGCACCGGAGGTACCATTGGTACACGTACGAGATACCTCAACAAGGAATTAAGATATCCCAGAACGGGTAGAACGGCAAATCAATTGGTTACCTTAAGCCATTTGGGCATATTGGACCAAACAATTACCGATGCCAATACAAATTCCCTTTTAACATATAAAGCTTTGACCGATGCAAACGCGTCCTTGGATGAAAAGGCTCGTTCTTATCTAGACCTTAATTGTGCGTATTGCCACCAGGCCGGTTCCGATGTTCGGGCGGATTTTGATATGCGAATGTTGCTGAACCTGGAACAAACAGGTCTTTTGGATGCGGGAATTTTTAATTCCTTGGGGATTCCCGATGAAGCCATCTTGAGACAAGGTTCTCCAGAGAAGTCCATAATTTACCTGCGCGCCAATAGCCTACAGGAAGGCATTGCCATGCCTCCCATTGCCAAGAACAAAATTGATGCGAATGGCGTTGCCCTATTGGAAGCTTGGATACGCCAATTGGGTTCGAACACCGGACCTAATGAGGTGAATCTGGCCTTGAACAAACCAGCAGTACAGTCAAGTAACGATTTTGGAGGGGATGCTGCAAAGGCCGTTGACGGAAACAGAAGCGGCCTCTATTCCAATGGTTCCGTAACGCATACGGCCACGTCCAACAATCCATGGTGGAGGGTAGACTTGGGTAGGGAATATACCATCAACAAAATCAATATGTACAATCGAACCGATTGCTGCTACGAACGACTGAATGGTGCCAAAATCTTGGTTGGAAACACCCCGAGCAACAATCCAGCGGACTATATCGAAGTGGGAACGGCCACTGCTGACCCCTCGCAATTCTTTACCAGCGTTAACACTAGTGGTAGATACCTAATGGTATATTTACCAGGAAACAATAAAATTCTTTCCTTGGCAGAGGTAGAAGTCTTTGGAGAGGTAACAATTAACATTCCAGTGTACAATGTGCTGACATCACCTAATGTTGTAAACCTTCAGGTTGGCGAAACTTTTCAATTGAACGCTATTACGGAACCGGCCAATGCGACGGACCAAGGGGTTAGTTGGATTTCAAACGACCCTAGTATTGCATCCATTGATGCCACAACAGGTCTGGTAACCGCGGTAGGTCCTGGTGAAATAGATGTAACCGTGACCACCAATGATGGTGGTTTTAGGGCAAGTGCCCTAATAAGAGTGGCCGGTACACCGCAAAATCCTATAGCGGTTTATAATGTATTGACATCACCCAGCCAAGTGAACCTTCAGGTTGGGGAAACCTTTCTATTGAATGCGATTACTGAACCTGCCAATGCAACGGACCAAAGCGTCAGTTGGATTTCCAACGACCCTAGTATTGCCACCATTGATGCCACAACAGGTCTTGTAACGGCGAATGGGGCGGGTGAGATCGATGTTACCGTAACCACGAACGACGGTGGGTATAAGGCCAGTGCCTTGATAAAGGTTATTGGGGGTCCCGCTCCAAACATTTCCGTTTACAATGTGCTAGTATCACCTAAAGTACTGACCTTGAACGTTGGGGAAACATTTCTGTTGAATGCCATAGTTGAACCGGATAACGCCACGAACAAAAATGTACGTTGGTTCTCGAATGACCCAACCATTGTTTCTGTTGATCCCGATTCAGGATTGGTGACGGCCAATACTGTAGGTGAGATGGATGTATCCGTTGTTACCGAGGACGGTGGCTATCACGCCACGGTTCTTGTCAAGGTAATAGCTCCAAATACCAGTTCCATAAAGTTGTACCCTATGCCGGCTACGGATACTTTCAACATAGACCTTTCGGGATATATGGGTAAAGCTGTGGTGGTAAGTCTTTATGGGCCCGGTAACCAGTTATTGAAAACGGTAAATTACCCAGCGAATCATCCCGCCGTAAATCAGTTTTCCGTATCGGAGTTTCCATCGGGTGTGAATTACCTCTTGTTCGAATCCGTGGACGGTTATGAGGGTAAGACACTGATTATTAAATAA
- a CDS encoding beta propeller repeat protein, with product MRLFYIITLFSIGLGFSQVQPTKPEEVALDLSAKTTLEEQSIFKHIPLKNIGPTVMSGRVADLEVNPDDPTEFYVGYASGGVWHTRNNGTTFTPIMDNAPSINVGDIGIHWPSRTIWVGTGENISSRSSYSGIGLLKTTDNGKSWENMGLADAHHFGRILVHPNNPNEVVVGITGHLYSPNEERGMYKTTDGGKTWQKTLYINNTTGIIDVAHAPNNFSIQYAAAWEKDRKAWDFVGSGNASGIYKSTDGGSSWKKIAGWGSGFPTGEGVGRIGFAVFDEQTVYAVHDNQFRRPKTTKEEDKTSGLTRKDFTNMTVSEFQELKNTELDSFLKKNRFPKKYTAKTIKEMVLKKEIQPSDVARYLGEGDSDEPDMPVIGAEVYRSDDGGQSWTKQNEDYIDNLFYSYGYVFAQVRVNASNKDKIYLLGVPIIKSDDAGKTYTSIQRENVHVDHHSLWVNPKRPGHLINGNDGGLNISYDDGANWTKQNSESVGTFFAVNIDYQEPYNVYGGLQDNGVWMGPNNAKMDFEWQQTGHHPWKGIAGGDGMQIQIDRRNPQIVYTGSQFGYYSRLDLGKDTRTFIRPTHQLGESPYRFNWESPILLSSHNQDILYFGTNKFMRSMDQGDTWEAISPDLTSGGKKGNVPYGTITTISESPFQFGLLYAGTDDGHIQVSKNGGSTWEDIGENINLASVTGGISTNVGQPFWVAHVVASRHTKERVYAALSGYRYDDFTTYIFMSNDYGKSWRSIAANIPDSPVNVIIEDTENENLLFVGTDNGLYASLNQGNTWEAFQNGMPNVAVHDLVIQPEAKELIVATHGRGIYKADITPLQSMTPFILNQKIHVFPLENIEYSSRWGNARSEWQKPNTPGLDIVCYASTPGMIKAKVFSEDGIVVSQTETNADKGINILSFDVAFSKEGKNNYLQKHKTKLEEAKDGKTYLPKGTYGVEISGNGKTEKSTFKIE from the coding sequence ATGAGACTTTTTTACATTATCACCTTGTTTTCTATAGGTCTAGGTTTTTCACAGGTACAACCCACCAAACCTGAGGAGGTGGCCCTTGATTTATCCGCCAAGACAACACTAGAGGAACAATCGATTTTTAAACATATTCCCTTAAAAAATATTGGCCCAACTGTCATGAGCGGAAGGGTGGCCGATCTAGAAGTCAATCCAGACGATCCCACAGAATTTTATGTGGGTTATGCCTCCGGTGGCGTGTGGCATACCAGAAACAATGGAACCACCTTCACCCCAATTATGGATAATGCGCCTAGCATCAATGTAGGGGATATAGGTATCCACTGGCCTTCCAGAACTATTTGGGTGGGTACGGGAGAGAACATTTCCTCTAGGTCATCCTATTCAGGCATTGGTTTATTAAAAACCACGGATAATGGAAAATCGTGGGAAAATATGGGCCTTGCCGATGCACACCATTTTGGGCGAATTCTTGTGCACCCCAATAACCCCAACGAAGTTGTGGTGGGAATTACCGGCCACCTCTATTCCCCCAACGAAGAACGAGGTATGTACAAAACTACCGATGGCGGAAAGACGTGGCAAAAGACCCTTTATATCAACAATACAACGGGAATCATTGATGTGGCCCACGCGCCGAACAATTTCTCCATACAGTATGCGGCTGCTTGGGAAAAGGATAGAAAGGCCTGGGATTTTGTGGGGAGCGGAAATGCATCGGGCATTTATAAAAGTACGGACGGCGGTAGTTCTTGGAAAAAGATAGCTGGTTGGGGAAGCGGGTTTCCAACGGGAGAAGGCGTTGGTCGGATAGGGTTCGCCGTATTCGATGAACAAACGGTATATGCCGTGCATGACAATCAGTTTCGGCGCCCAAAAACTACAAAAGAAGAAGATAAAACCTCTGGCCTTACAAGAAAGGACTTTACGAATATGACCGTATCCGAGTTTCAAGAACTGAAAAATACCGAATTAGATTCCTTTCTAAAAAAGAACCGTTTTCCCAAAAAATATACGGCCAAAACCATTAAGGAAATGGTTCTAAAAAAAGAGATACAACCCTCCGATGTGGCCCGATATCTTGGAGAAGGGGATTCTGATGAACCGGACATGCCAGTTATTGGTGCCGAGGTATATCGCAGCGATGACGGAGGCCAATCTTGGACAAAACAGAACGAAGATTACATTGATAACCTGTTTTATAGTTATGGTTATGTATTTGCCCAAGTGCGAGTGAATGCCAGTAATAAGGACAAAATCTATCTTCTTGGCGTTCCCATTATCAAATCCGATGATGCGGGGAAAACTTATACCTCCATCCAAAGGGAAAATGTACATGTGGACCATCATTCCCTTTGGGTGAATCCAAAACGGCCAGGGCATCTTATCAACGGTAATGATGGTGGTTTAAATATTTCCTATGATGATGGGGCAAATTGGACAAAGCAAAATTCCGAATCCGTAGGAACTTTTTTTGCCGTAAACATTGATTATCAAGAACCCTACAACGTTTACGGTGGTCTCCAGGACAACGGGGTCTGGATGGGTCCAAATAATGCCAAGATGGACTTTGAATGGCAGCAGACAGGCCATCACCCATGGAAGGGAATTGCTGGTGGGGACGGAATGCAGATACAAATAGATCGTAGAAACCCACAAATCGTTTATACCGGCTCACAATTTGGGTACTATTCGCGATTGGACCTTGGAAAAGACACTCGCACCTTTATTAGGCCAACCCATCAATTGGGGGAATCACCTTATCGGTTCAATTGGGAGTCCCCAATTCTATTATCGTCACATAATCAGGACATCCTGTATTTTGGAACCAACAAATTTATGCGGTCCATGGACCAAGGCGATACATGGGAAGCTATCTCCCCAGACCTCACTTCAGGTGGAAAAAAAGGAAACGTACCCTATGGAACAATTACTACCATATCAGAATCTCCTTTTCAATTTGGACTACTTTACGCGGGTACCGATGATGGACACATACAAGTATCCAAAAATGGAGGTAGTACTTGGGAGGATATCGGAGAGAACATCAACCTAGCATCCGTTACTGGTGGCATCAGTACAAATGTGGGACAACCTTTTTGGGTAGCACATGTAGTGGCTTCCCGGCATACAAAGGAACGGGTATACGCTGCGCTGAGTGGTTACCGCTACGACGACTTTACAACGTATATATTCATGAGCAATGATTATGGAAAGTCTTGGCGGTCCATTGCTGCCAACATACCGGATTCCCCTGTAAATGTGATTATTGAGGATACCGAAAATGAAAATTTACTTTTTGTGGGTACCGATAATGGCCTGTACGCCTCATTGAACCAAGGGAATACTTGGGAGGCTTTTCAAAACGGCATGCCCAATGTAGCCGTACATGATCTTGTGATACAGCCCGAAGCAAAAGAATTGATAGTGGCCACGCATGGTAGGGGAATCTACAAAGCAGATATCACACCTTTGCAGTCCATGACCCCGTTTATTCTAAATCAAAAAATACATGTATTTCCCCTAGAAAACATAGAATATTCAAGCCGATGGGGCAATGCACGAAGCGAATGGCAAAAACCCAATACACCCGGACTTGATATTGTATGCTATGCTTCAACACCTGGTATGATTAAAGCTAAAGTCTTTTCGGAAGATGGGATTGTTGTAAGCCAAACCGAAACAAACGCCGACAAAGGAATTAATATCCTCTCTTTTGATGTGGCCTTTTCCAAAGAGGGAAAAAACAATTATTTACAAAAACATAAAACTAAGCTGGAAGAGGCTAAAGATGGTAAAACCTATTTACCTAAAGGTACGTATGGGGTAGAAATTTCAGGCAATGGAAAAACAGAAAAAAGTACCTTTAAAATTGAATAA
- a CDS encoding fumarate reductase/succinate dehydrogenase flavoprotein subunit, giving the protein MALDSKIPEGPLADKWTNHKNKINLVNPANKRNIDVIVVGTGLAGGSAAATLAELGYNVKAFCFQDSPRRAHSIAAQGGINAAKNYQGDGDSTYRLFYDTVKGGDYRSREANVYRLAEVSTNIIDQCVAQGVPFAREYGGLLDNRSFGGVLVSRTFYAAGQTGQQLLLGAYSAMNRQIGRGKIKMYNRHEMLDVVIVDGKARGIIARDLVSGKIERHSAHAVVLGTGGYGNVFYLSTNAMGSNVTAAWKAHKRGAFFANPCYTQIHPTCIPVSGDHQSKLTLMSESLRNDGRIWVPKKLEDAEAIRAGKLKPTKIAEEDRDYYLERRYPAFGNLVPRDVASRAAKERCDAGYGVNATGEAVYLDFADAFMRYGREQALVKGLDVNDDVLVKKLGQEVVRTKYGNLFQMYEKIVDENPYETPMMIYPAVHYTMGGVWVDYNLMTTIPGCYAIGEANFSDHGANRLGASALMQGLADGYFVLPYTIGDYLADDIRTGPIPTDTKEFDEAEKSVRDNINHLINNKGKHPVDYFHKRLGKIMWNKCGMSRNAEDLKSAIDEIAELRAEFWKDVMIPGSADEYNEELAKAGRVADFLELGELFAKDALQREESAGGHFREEYQTPEGEAKRRKEFQYVSAWEYKGEPKDAVLHKEELVYENIEVKERSYK; this is encoded by the coding sequence ATGGCATTAGATTCAAAAATACCGGAAGGCCCGCTGGCCGATAAATGGACCAATCATAAAAATAAAATCAATCTTGTAAACCCTGCGAACAAACGTAATATCGATGTTATCGTTGTGGGTACAGGCTTGGCGGGAGGATCCGCCGCGGCAACTTTGGCGGAATTGGGATACAACGTAAAGGCATTTTGCTTTCAAGATTCACCACGTAGGGCACATTCCATTGCCGCACAAGGTGGGATCAACGCCGCGAAAAACTATCAGGGCGATGGCGACTCAACCTACCGACTGTTTTACGACACGGTTAAAGGTGGGGACTACCGTTCGCGAGAAGCAAACGTGTACCGTTTGGCAGAGGTATCTACCAATATTATTGACCAATGTGTGGCTCAAGGAGTCCCATTTGCAAGGGAGTATGGCGGATTGTTGGATAACCGTTCTTTTGGGGGCGTTTTGGTATCGCGTACTTTTTATGCTGCTGGCCAAACAGGACAACAGTTGCTGTTAGGTGCTTATTCTGCCATGAACCGACAGATAGGACGTGGTAAGATTAAAATGTACAATCGGCATGAAATGTTGGATGTGGTCATCGTCGATGGCAAAGCAAGAGGGATTATTGCCCGTGATTTGGTATCTGGTAAGATAGAAAGGCATTCTGCCCATGCCGTGGTTTTGGGAACAGGTGGCTATGGGAATGTATTCTATTTGTCCACCAACGCCATGGGGAGTAACGTAACCGCTGCATGGAAAGCACATAAACGGGGGGCGTTTTTTGCGAATCCCTGCTATACGCAGATACATCCAACCTGTATTCCGGTTTCAGGGGACCATCAATCCAAGCTTACCTTGATGTCAGAATCCTTACGAAATGACGGTAGGATTTGGGTGCCCAAGAAATTGGAGGATGCCGAAGCTATACGAGCTGGGAAACTTAAACCAACCAAGATTGCTGAAGAAGACCGAGACTACTATCTGGAAAGGCGTTACCCGGCTTTCGGTAATTTGGTGCCTAGGGATGTAGCATCTAGGGCGGCCAAAGAGCGTTGTGATGCCGGATATGGTGTAAATGCCACCGGAGAAGCCGTATACTTGGATTTTGCCGATGCATTCATGCGATATGGTAGGGAACAGGCTTTGGTAAAAGGATTGGACGTAAACGATGATGTCCTAGTGAAAAAATTGGGTCAGGAAGTGGTCAGGACCAAGTATGGAAACTTGTTCCAGATGTATGAAAAAATCGTAGATGAAAATCCGTACGAGACCCCTATGATGATTTATCCTGCCGTGCATTATACCATGGGAGGCGTTTGGGTGGATTACAATCTGATGACCACCATCCCGGGTTGCTATGCAATTGGGGAGGCAAATTTCTCCGATCACGGCGCCAATAGATTGGGTGCATCCGCACTCATGCAAGGGTTGGCAGATGGCTACTTTGTACTGCCTTATACCATTGGCGATTATTTGGCCGATGATATCCGTACAGGACCTATCCCAACAGATACCAAGGAATTTGACGAAGCAGAGAAATCCGTACGTGACAATATCAACCATTTGATTAACAACAAAGGGAAGCACCCCGTAGATTATTTCCATAAACGTCTTGGTAAGATTATGTGGAACAAATGTGGTATGTCCCGAAATGCAGAAGATTTAAAATCGGCCATTGATGAAATCGCGGAATTGAGAGCTGAATTCTGGAAAGATGTAATGATTCCAGGATCTGCGGATGAATACAATGAGGAATTAGCCAAGGCCGGTCGTGTTGCTGATTTCTTGGAATTGGGCGAATTGTTCGCAAAAGATGCCCTACAACGTGAGGAATCTGCAGGTGGTCACTTTAGGGAGGAATATCAAACCCCCGAAGGTGAAGCCAAAAGAAGGAAGGAATTCCAGTATGTTTCTGCTTGGGAGTATAAAGGGGAACCAAAAGATGCCGTTTTACATAAGGAGGAATTGGTTTACGAGAATATTGAAGTTAAGGAAAGAAGTTATAAATAA
- a CDS encoding succinate dehydrogenase cytochrome b subunit yields the protein MSGFFKSSIGRKYAMALSALFLMVFLLQHFAINILSVFSPDAFNEASHFMGTFWAVQFVLQPILIFGVIFHFVMGFILEIKNNKARQKSYVKNNGKANSTWMSRNMLLSGAVVLAFLVLHFIDFWIPEINVKYIQGDMSGLLSDGEGFRYYEELVHKFENPLRVGAYVLAFVLLSLHLLHGFSSAFQSVGANNIYKKSMKGLAQVYAIGLPVGFIFIALYHHFNH from the coding sequence ATGAGCGGATTTTTTAAATCTTCAATCGGCAGAAAATATGCGATGGCGCTTTCGGCCCTTTTCCTAATGGTTTTTCTACTGCAGCATTTTGCCATCAATATTTTATCTGTTTTTAGTCCGGATGCCTTTAACGAGGCCTCCCATTTTATGGGTACTTTTTGGGCTGTACAGTTTGTACTTCAGCCCATACTCATTTTTGGTGTGATTTTTCATTTTGTCATGGGATTCATTCTTGAAATCAAAAACAACAAGGCTCGGCAAAAAAGCTATGTCAAAAATAATGGGAAGGCCAATTCCACTTGGATGAGCAGAAACATGTTGTTGAGCGGTGCGGTAGTTTTGGCGTTCTTAGTGCTACACTTTATCGATTTTTGGATTCCTGAAATCAATGTCAAATATATTCAAGGAGACATGTCCGGTCTGTTAAGCGATGGGGAGGGCTTTAGATATTACGAAGAGTTGGTCCATAAGTTTGAGAACCCTTTGCGCGTTGGCGCTTATGTCTTGGCCTTTGTTTTGCTCAGTCTGCATTTGCTTCACGGATTTAGTTCGGCATTTCAATCCGTTGGTGCGAACAATATTTACAAGAAAAGTATGAAAGGTTTGGCTCAGGTGTACGCTATAGGTCTTCCCGTAGGATTTATTTTCATTGCACTTTACCATCATTTCAACCATTAA
- a CDS encoding DUF2721 domain-containing protein, whose translation MELTLGIPALLFPAISLTMLAYNARYLAIAALIRQLHQKFEETGSKSVGLQVKKLQKRLTIIKNMQATAIFSFLLAVITMSLIYVQLTFWANLIFGISLLALMISLILSFIEVQLSTKALEIQLKNMEN comes from the coding sequence ATGGAACTAACCCTAGGAATACCTGCTTTATTGTTTCCAGCCATTTCATTGACCATGCTTGCCTACAATGCCCGATACCTGGCCATTGCCGCCCTAATACGCCAGCTCCACCAAAAATTTGAGGAAACAGGATCAAAATCTGTAGGGCTACAGGTAAAGAAGCTTCAAAAGCGGCTCACCATTATTAAAAACATGCAGGCTACCGCTATTTTCAGCTTTTTGCTTGCCGTCATTACTATGTCCCTGATTTACGTACAGCTCACTTTTTGGGCCAATCTCATCTTTGGGATAAGTTTATTGGCACTTATGATTTCCTTGATACTTTCCTTTATCGAGGTGCAACTTTCTACCAAAGCCTTAGAGATTCAACTTAAGAACATGGAAAACTGA